Genomic segment of Candidatus Rokuibacteriota bacterium:
CCCGGCGGATCCAGGAGCGCTACGCCGGCCTCCTGGACCGCGTGAGCCTCTACCAGCCGTACCAGCCGAACCTGAACGACCCGCGCTGGCCCGCGCTGGTGAAGGCGTTCAACGGGTAAAGGTCGTATCGGCGCCGAGGGCGGCCGGCACGACTTAGCCGGCAGCGAGGAACAGGATTGTGCCCGCCGCCGCGGCCAGCCCCAGCGCCGTGCGACCGCTCAGCGGCTCCCGCATCAGGAGGATCCCGAGAATGGCCGTGACGACGAAGCCCATCTGGGCGATCGGCACCACCACGCTCGCCTGGCCGCGGGCCAGCGCCTCCACCAGACCGATGAAGGCCAGGGCGAGAATGACGCCCGCGGTGCCCGCGTGGCGCCACGCGCCCGCCGGAACCCGCACCCCTCCGTCGGTGATCCTCACCAGGATCAGCGCCAGGCCGCCCACGACGCAGGCCTGCGCGGTGAGCAGGCTGCTCGAGGTCGCACCGCCGCCGAGGCCGATCTTGTAGATGAAGTTCGCCACGCCGATGGCCACCGTCGCGACGCCCACGCGCGTCAGGGACGCGACGCTCGCGCTGCCCTCCGGGCGCACGCCCGGGCCCGGAGCAGCCGCCATCAGGAGCCACACCGCCACCAGGGCGCAGGCGATGCCGACCAGCTTCCGGAGCGTGA
This window contains:
- a CDS encoding EamA family transporter, whose translation is MNAAIALALSAMVCGGIGDFLYKQGARAGLPAHRFLMVQTWTFGPMVVLYGLASRSLVFDPAALWGCAAGVFVFTGFYNFAWSLKAGLVSINAPIFRLSFVVTVLLAVAFLGEPLTLRKLVGIACALVAVWLLMAAAPGPGVRPEGSASVASLTRVGVATVAIGVANFIYKIGLGGGATSSSLLTAQACVVGGLALILVRITDGGVRVPAGAWRHAGTAGVILALAFIGLVEALARGQASVVVPIAQMGFVVTAILGILLMREPLSGRTALGLAAAAGTILFLAAG